The proteins below are encoded in one region of Marinobacter sp. F4206:
- a CDS encoding LysR family transcriptional regulator — MDWDYLRYVRALAIGGTLAKAGEILGVHQTTVLRRLDQMEESMGVQFFERNRDGLQLTPVGETAFREAERLAVAMENLERKLVGQDASPVGKVRLAAEDATLNALLSPILAELVREFPDIELEVLTDNDVANLSHREADLTLRCENKPQATLDGERIAAVDSAVYGSARYCRRHRDMDIENHPEECVWIVPDETFSHLATGRWYRKHLKNAQSQIRCNSLQSMHALACAGAGLAVLPCYLGESARELRRLSDPLDGESVDLWLHVSQDTQQMARVRIVMEYLVDRLQALETSIEISNAL, encoded by the coding sequence ATGGATTGGGATTATCTTCGATATGTACGTGCCCTGGCAATAGGCGGAACGCTTGCCAAGGCCGGTGAAATACTGGGTGTGCACCAAACCACTGTTTTGCGTCGACTTGATCAGATGGAAGAGTCGATGGGGGTGCAATTCTTTGAACGAAACCGGGACGGATTACAGCTTACGCCGGTCGGTGAAACCGCATTTCGGGAAGCCGAAAGGCTGGCTGTGGCCATGGAAAATCTGGAGCGTAAACTCGTCGGACAGGATGCTTCCCCGGTCGGCAAAGTGCGTCTGGCCGCGGAAGACGCTACGTTGAACGCGCTGCTCAGTCCGATTCTGGCCGAGCTGGTTCGGGAGTTTCCGGACATTGAGCTGGAGGTGTTGACTGATAACGACGTGGCCAACCTCAGTCACCGGGAAGCCGACCTAACCCTGCGTTGCGAAAACAAACCCCAGGCAACCCTGGACGGAGAGCGGATCGCCGCCGTTGATTCCGCGGTCTATGGTTCGGCGCGTTATTGCCGCCGGCACCGGGACATGGATATCGAGAACCATCCGGAGGAGTGTGTCTGGATTGTTCCCGACGAAACCTTCAGTCATCTGGCGACCGGGCGCTGGTATCGCAAACACCTCAAGAACGCCCAGTCCCAGATTCGCTGCAACAGCCTGCAGTCCATGCACGCGCTGGCCTGTGCCGGCGCCGGGCTGGCCGTGTTGCCCTGCTACCTGGGCGAGAGTGCCCGTGAGCTTCGACGCCTGTCGGATCCGCTGGACGGAGAGAGTGTCGATCTGTGGCTGCATGTGAGCCAGGATACCCAGCAGATGGCCAGGGTCCGGATTGTGATGGAGTATCTCGTTGACCGGCTCCAGGCGCTGGAAACTTCGATTGAGATCAGCAACGCCCTGTAG
- a CDS encoding arginine N-succinyltransferase, translating into MIIRPIAHTDLDTLYQIAIESGPGFTSLMPDRDALAHKIEHSIVSFQRAVTAPGDEHYLFVLEDEETGEIMGTTGIEASAGHTRPLYHFHRNTVTHHSRDLGLRRSVETLTRCNHYSGCSEICSLYLRPEFRRANAGKLLSRVRFLFMALHPERFSDTVIAEMRGVSDASGQSPFWDWLKAHFVDMEFASATSLVGSGYTDFIEELLPAHPLYTCLMSPEARAVISQVHQHTRPALHMLEAEGFHHKGLVDLFDAGPTVECPLSEIRSVRESRTWRIEVDESPATQFQKRTREQIATPLLITNTGTAGFRATVVTDAESRPGANTLCLNPNLANELGLERGGACLALPLASPLRNATADLNPPRPEMNYAH; encoded by the coding sequence ATGATCATTCGCCCGATTGCGCACACCGATCTGGATACGCTGTACCAGATTGCCATTGAGTCCGGACCGGGGTTCACCTCCCTGATGCCGGATCGCGATGCACTTGCGCACAAGATTGAGCACTCCATTGTCAGTTTCCAGCGCGCAGTGACCGCGCCCGGTGACGAGCACTACCTGTTCGTGCTGGAGGACGAGGAAACCGGGGAGATCATGGGCACGACCGGCATCGAGGCCTCCGCCGGGCATACCCGGCCGCTCTATCATTTCCATCGCAATACCGTCACCCACCATTCCCGCGATCTCGGTCTGCGCCGGAGTGTGGAGACCCTGACCCGCTGCAACCACTATTCCGGCTGTTCCGAGATCTGCTCGCTCTACCTGCGACCGGAGTTTCGCCGCGCCAACGCGGGCAAGCTCTTGTCCCGTGTCCGTTTCCTGTTCATGGCCTTGCACCCCGAACGTTTCTCCGACACCGTAATTGCCGAAATGCGTGGGGTGTCAGACGCCTCTGGCCAGTCGCCGTTCTGGGATTGGCTGAAAGCACACTTTGTGGACATGGAGTTCGCCTCTGCCACCAGCCTGGTCGGCTCCGGCTACACCGACTTCATCGAAGAGCTCCTGCCCGCGCATCCCCTTTACACCTGCCTGATGAGCCCGGAGGCCAGAGCCGTCATCAGTCAGGTCCACCAGCACACCCGACCGGCGCTGCACATGCTTGAGGCCGAAGGCTTTCACCACAAGGGATTGGTTGATCTGTTCGACGCCGGCCCAACGGTGGAGTGTCCGCTTTCCGAAATCCGCAGCGTTCGGGAGTCCCGGACCTGGCGGATCGAAGTGGACGAAAGTCCGGCAACCCAGTTTCAGAAACGAACCCGTGAACAGATTGCCACGCCGCTGCTCATCACCAATACTGGAACAGCGGGATTCCGGGCCACGGTGGTGACCGACGCGGAAAGCCGGCCCGGCGCCAACACCCTTTGCCTGAATCCGAATTTGGCTAACGAACTGGGCCTTGAGCGGGGCGGCGCCTGCCTCGCCCTGCCCCTGGCCAGCCCGCTGCGTAATGCAACGGCAGACCTCAACCCACCTCGTCCGGAGATGAATTATGCACACTGA
- a CDS encoding protein-L-isoaspartate(D-aspartate) O-methyltransferase, with protein sequence MNEQQDFASRRAWMVEDQIAGRGISSPLVIEAMRRVPREKFVIRSMIDCAYDDGPLPIGSGQTISQPYIVALMVDALDLTGGEVVLDIGTGSGYAAAVLASIAARVYSIERVPELAETAAKTLSAEGYDNVVVRCGDGTLGWPEQAPFAGICVAAGAPAVPEALKQQLSVGGHLVIPVGSVHTVQSLQRITRVSDTEFRSDNLGDVRFVPLLGEQGWS encoded by the coding sequence ATGAACGAGCAGCAGGATTTTGCGTCACGCCGGGCCTGGATGGTGGAGGATCAGATCGCTGGGCGGGGAATCTCTTCGCCGTTGGTCATCGAGGCGATGAGGCGGGTGCCAAGGGAAAAGTTCGTGATCCGCAGCATGATCGACTGCGCCTACGACGACGGACCCTTGCCCATCGGGTCAGGGCAAACCATTTCCCAGCCCTACATCGTTGCACTGATGGTCGATGCGCTGGACCTGACGGGCGGGGAAGTGGTGCTGGATATTGGCACCGGTTCGGGCTATGCGGCGGCCGTGCTTGCATCGATTGCTGCCCGGGTCTACAGCATTGAGCGCGTTCCGGAACTGGCGGAGACGGCGGCGAAAACCCTGTCCGCTGAGGGTTACGATAATGTGGTGGTGCGGTGTGGCGACGGCACCCTGGGCTGGCCCGAACAGGCGCCTTTTGCTGGCATCTGTGTGGCGGCGGGCGCGCCTGCCGTGCCGGAAGCCCTGAAGCAGCAGCTCAGTGTCGGTGGCCATCTGGTGATACCGGTGGGATCGGTGCACACGGTGCAGTCATTGCAGCGGATTACCCGGGTGTCGGACACCGAATTCCGCAGTGACAACCTGGGTGATGTCAGGTTCGTACCTTTGCTCGGCGAACAGGGGTGGTCCTGA
- a CDS encoding DUF1338 domain-containing protein, producing MHTDRASLFQQLWQSYREVTPSAEEIHRILGAEEGQAIVNDHIALRTFNLPPVGLNALAQHFLTLGYRQGGEYHFEAKKLYARHYEHPDPDAPKVFISELLVEQCSPELQSIVKDLVAQVSPDSVTADNFLYSGRHWEVDYQTYRTLLEESEYAAWMAAWGYRANHFTVSINHLTQFHTVPEINQLLKDHGYTVNASGGEVKGSPDDLLEQSSTMADRMPVRFSDREETVPSCFYEFALRYPKPDGTLYSGFVAASADKIFESTNAAG from the coding sequence ATGCACACTGACCGCGCTTCCCTGTTTCAACAACTCTGGCAGAGCTATCGGGAGGTCACACCCTCGGCGGAGGAAATCCACCGAATCCTGGGGGCCGAAGAAGGTCAGGCCATCGTTAACGATCATATCGCTCTGCGCACCTTCAACCTGCCACCGGTCGGGCTCAATGCCCTTGCACAACACTTTCTGACCCTCGGCTACCGCCAGGGCGGCGAGTACCATTTTGAAGCCAAGAAGCTCTACGCCCGACACTATGAGCATCCGGACCCGGATGCGCCGAAGGTGTTCATTTCCGAGCTGCTGGTCGAGCAGTGTTCACCGGAACTGCAGTCAATCGTCAAGGACCTGGTCGCACAGGTCTCCCCTGATAGTGTGACTGCGGATAACTTCCTGTATTCGGGCCGACACTGGGAGGTGGATTACCAGACCTACCGGACCCTGCTGGAAGAGAGCGAATACGCCGCCTGGATGGCGGCCTGGGGCTATCGCGCCAACCACTTTACCGTCAGCATCAACCATCTCACACAGTTCCACACCGTGCCCGAGATCAACCAGTTGCTGAAAGACCACGGCTATACGGTCAATGCCTCCGGTGGCGAGGTCAAGGGCTCACCGGACGACCTGCTGGAGCAGTCCTCCACCATGGCAGACCGGATGCCGGTTCGCTTCTCGGATCGCGAGGAAACCGTACCCAGCTGCTTCTACGAATTTGCGCTGCGCTACCCCAAACCGGATGGCACGCTGTACAGCGGCTTCGTCGCTGCCTCCGCCGACAAGATCTTCGAGAGCACCAACGCGGCCGGCTGA
- a CDS encoding AMP-binding protein, with the protein MAVDPRKQTSLHCLYYWAENTPDKVYLTQPFSDGRVEEITWKDAADQVSRVAAHLNSLNLPERSNIAILGKNSAHWILADLAIWAAGHVSVPLYPTLNGETAAYVLDHSEAKLMFLGKLDGTADGWNDIKDHVPVDLPIISLPMSPRDDTPKWVDLVAQNEPAEPKLPDPDALATLVYTSGSTGRPKGVMHSFRTMISVADGLQQLFPVSADERMLSYLPLAHVAERAAVETQSLYYGFHLYFANSLETFQEDLQRARPTLFFSVPRLWMKFYLGVNAKLPPRKQKLLFSIPVVRSLVKKKVLKQLGLDHCRAALTGAAPLSAEIIGWYRNLGLELLEVYGMSENFGYSHANRPGQAKVGTVGNANPGVEHRIAEGGEVQVKSPGQMLGYFKNEEKTREDVTDDGFLKTGDMGEIDSDGCLRITGRVKDLFKTSKGKYVVPVPIESRFNHPKAEVVCVAGANQPQPCLMVLLSEEARDELLSGGDRLELEGELARELDAVNADCEAHEKLAFVVVVKEPWTMENGMLTPTMKIKRNVIEDFYTRKMDEWFGQKKKVVWEF; encoded by the coding sequence ATGGCAGTCGATCCTCGAAAGCAGACATCCCTGCATTGCCTTTACTACTGGGCCGAAAACACCCCTGACAAGGTCTATCTGACGCAGCCGTTCAGCGACGGTCGGGTCGAGGAGATTACCTGGAAGGACGCCGCCGATCAGGTATCCCGGGTAGCGGCGCACCTGAACAGCCTGAACCTTCCGGAGCGCAGCAACATTGCCATACTGGGCAAGAACAGCGCGCACTGGATTCTTGCGGATCTTGCGATCTGGGCCGCCGGGCATGTGTCGGTGCCGCTGTACCCGACCCTGAATGGCGAGACAGCCGCTTACGTGCTCGATCACAGCGAAGCCAAACTGATGTTCCTTGGAAAGCTGGACGGAACCGCCGATGGCTGGAATGACATCAAGGACCATGTCCCTGTCGACCTGCCGATCATCTCCCTGCCGATGTCGCCCCGGGACGATACGCCCAAGTGGGTTGACCTTGTTGCGCAGAATGAACCGGCTGAGCCCAAATTGCCGGACCCCGATGCACTGGCAACCCTGGTCTACACCTCCGGCAGCACCGGCCGGCCCAAAGGCGTCATGCACAGCTTCCGGACCATGATTTCGGTGGCTGACGGCCTGCAGCAGCTATTCCCCGTGTCCGCCGACGAACGCATGCTGTCCTATCTGCCGCTGGCACACGTGGCGGAGCGTGCGGCGGTGGAGACCCAGTCACTCTATTACGGTTTCCATTTGTATTTTGCCAACTCCCTGGAGACCTTTCAGGAAGATCTCCAGCGGGCGCGCCCGACGCTGTTTTTCTCGGTACCCCGCCTGTGGATGAAATTCTACCTGGGGGTGAATGCCAAACTGCCGCCCCGGAAACAGAAGCTCCTGTTCAGTATCCCGGTCGTACGCTCACTGGTGAAAAAGAAGGTGTTGAAGCAGCTCGGTCTGGACCATTGTCGTGCTGCCCTGACCGGTGCCGCGCCTTTGTCCGCCGAGATCATAGGCTGGTACCGAAACCTGGGGCTGGAATTGCTCGAGGTGTACGGCATGTCCGAAAACTTCGGATATTCCCACGCCAACCGACCGGGGCAGGCCAAGGTAGGAACCGTGGGGAATGCCAATCCCGGGGTCGAGCATCGTATCGCCGAGGGCGGAGAGGTTCAGGTAAAGAGCCCCGGGCAGATGCTGGGCTATTTCAAGAACGAGGAAAAAACCCGGGAAGACGTCACCGATGATGGCTTCCTGAAGACCGGCGACATGGGCGAGATCGACAGCGATGGCTGTCTCCGGATTACCGGGCGGGTGAAAGACCTGTTCAAGACCTCTAAAGGCAAATACGTGGTCCCGGTCCCGATTGAAAGCCGGTTCAATCACCCGAAGGCGGAGGTGGTTTGCGTGGCCGGAGCCAATCAGCCACAGCCCTGCCTGATGGTGTTGCTCTCCGAAGAAGCCCGGGACGAATTACTGTCGGGCGGGGATCGCCTGGAACTGGAGGGAGAGCTCGCCCGGGAACTGGATGCGGTGAACGCGGATTGCGAAGCCCACGAGAAGCTGGCGTTTGTGGTGGTGGTCAAGGAGCCCTGGACCATGGAAAACGGCATGTTGACGCCGACCATGAAGATCAAGCGCAATGTGATCGAAGACTTCTACACCCGGAAAATGGACGAGTGGTTCGGTCAGAAGAAGAAAGTGGTCTGGGAATTCTGA
- a CDS encoding lysozyme-like domain containing protein has product MVGKLGKPWRRRKRRRQTRRNDWRSRAKWYGLPVLGLLIGTWATLRFSLLAPDPPANPENLCEIFREHPVWYDYASESQSRWGTPVATQMAFVYYESSFRSHARPPRTLLWGLIPWTRPTSAYGYAQALDPAWQEYLEANGDGWFTVRTDMEHALDFVGWYNRLTHQQLDIPLYSPRQLYLAYHEGRGGYSRKTFEQKPAIQSLAARVQSRAFRYDNQLQTCEQEFQCWRWYQFWPFCK; this is encoded by the coding sequence TTGGTAGGGAAACTCGGAAAACCGTGGCGCCGGCGCAAACGGCGCCGACAAACTCGTCGTAATGACTGGCGCTCCCGCGCCAAATGGTATGGGCTCCCTGTCCTTGGCCTTCTGATAGGAACCTGGGCAACGCTTCGCTTCAGCTTGCTGGCGCCGGATCCACCGGCCAACCCGGAAAACCTCTGCGAGATCTTCCGGGAGCATCCGGTGTGGTACGACTATGCCAGCGAGTCACAATCCCGCTGGGGCACGCCCGTGGCCACCCAGATGGCGTTCGTCTACTACGAGTCGTCGTTTCGCAGCCATGCCCGACCACCCAGAACCCTGCTGTGGGGACTGATCCCATGGACGCGCCCCACCTCCGCCTATGGCTATGCCCAGGCCCTGGACCCTGCCTGGCAGGAGTACCTGGAGGCCAATGGCGACGGCTGGTTTACGGTCCGGACCGACATGGAGCACGCGCTGGATTTCGTCGGCTGGTATAACCGGTTGACCCACCAGCAGCTGGATATTCCATTGTACAGTCCGCGCCAGCTCTACCTGGCGTACCACGAGGGGCGAGGCGGTTACAGCCGCAAAACCTTCGAACAAAAACCGGCGATCCAGTCGCTGGCCGCCCGCGTGCAGAGCCGCGCCTTTCGCTATGACAACCAGCTCCAGACCTGCGAGCAGGAATTCCAGTGCTGGCGCTGGTATCAGTTCTGGCCCTTCTGCAAATGA
- a CDS encoding glutathione S-transferase family protein produces MSDLVLFHYPMSPFSEKIRAMLGYANLSWFSVKVSEMPPRPELNVLAGGYRKIPVAQLGADIFCDTRTIAAEIARLADTPELILDQQPDDVQAFVETVDLDIFMACVIAASDGRLLRKLIRETSLIHAFRFLKDRISMGKQSRIKAVRGAEAKDKVIAHIADLERRLDQDFLFGTQPCIADFSAYHGLWFVCELAGKPWLRDYPKVASWMSRMKAFGHGTSRDLSSDEAIERARTSEPRELPTGADNDLLGSTVSVAPTDYGRDPVTGTLVHAGAHEAILAREVPEAGRLHVHFPKQGFFIKPA; encoded by the coding sequence ATGTCAGATCTTGTGCTGTTCCACTACCCCATGTCGCCCTTTTCCGAAAAAATACGGGCCATGTTGGGCTACGCGAACCTATCCTGGTTCTCTGTCAAAGTCAGTGAGATGCCGCCTCGCCCGGAGCTCAACGTCCTTGCCGGTGGCTATCGCAAAATCCCGGTTGCGCAACTGGGCGCTGATATCTTCTGTGACACCCGTACCATCGCCGCCGAAATTGCCCGGCTGGCTGACACGCCCGAGCTGATTCTGGACCAGCAACCCGACGACGTTCAGGCCTTCGTCGAGACGGTGGATCTGGACATCTTCATGGCGTGCGTGATCGCCGCCAGTGACGGACGGCTGCTGCGCAAGCTGATTCGTGAAACTTCTCTGATCCACGCCTTTCGGTTTCTGAAGGACCGCATCAGCATGGGCAAACAATCCCGGATCAAAGCCGTCCGGGGCGCCGAGGCCAAGGACAAGGTTATCGCCCACATCGCAGACCTGGAACGCCGGCTGGATCAGGATTTCCTCTTCGGCACCCAGCCTTGCATCGCCGACTTCTCGGCCTACCACGGGCTGTGGTTTGTGTGTGAGCTGGCCGGCAAACCGTGGCTCCGGGATTACCCGAAGGTTGCCTCGTGGATGTCCCGCATGAAGGCCTTCGGCCACGGCACCTCCAGGGACCTTTCATCGGATGAGGCTATAGAGCGGGCGCGCACATCCGAGCCAAGGGAGCTGCCAACGGGAGCCGATAACGACTTGCTGGGCAGCACGGTCAGCGTGGCGCCAACAGATTATGGCCGCGACCCGGTCACCGGGACGCTGGTCCATGCCGGCGCGCACGAGGCCATCCTTGCCCGCGAGGTACCGGAGGCGGGGCGGTTGCATGTGCATTTCCCCAAACAGGGATTCTTTATCAAACCGGCGTAA
- a CDS encoding Lrp/AsnC family transcriptional regulator produces the protein MIGKQDQKLLMLLRQNARASITDLASTLHVSRSTVQNRIARLEASGVIRGYSVLLGGEFSANQVEAHVSIKVLQKLTARTNAALEGITQVAQLFSVSGEYDLIAIVQAQSLEELSAVLDDIGNLEGVERTNSAVVLETRFRR, from the coding sequence ATGATAGGAAAACAGGACCAGAAGCTGCTGATGCTGCTGCGTCAGAACGCCCGCGCCAGCATCACCGACCTCGCCAGCACCCTGCATGTCTCGAGATCCACGGTGCAGAACCGCATTGCCCGGCTGGAGGCCAGTGGCGTTATTCGCGGCTATTCGGTGCTGTTGGGAGGGGAGTTTTCGGCCAACCAGGTGGAGGCGCACGTGTCGATCAAGGTGTTGCAGAAACTGACCGCCCGAACCAACGCTGCATTGGAGGGGATCACCCAGGTAGCGCAACTGTTTTCCGTCAGCGGCGAGTACGATCTGATTGCCATCGTCCAGGCCCAGTCCCTGGAAGAACTGAGTGCGGTTCTGGATGACATCGGCAATCTGGAAGGGGTGGAGCGCACCAATTCGGCGGTGGTGCTGGAGACCCGTTTCCGGCGCTAA
- a CDS encoding MBL fold metallo-hydrolase translates to MPRNHDGTGAFEVSVELGALTSIAHDPQVAVRVGPAVAALVNGVGGDPLLQLRLLHQCRSLLFDIGDSGRMALRSAHQVSDVFISHGHADHIGGFMWFMRSRIGYFPPCRLFGPPGLLGHITGMLQGVLWDRVEDRGPKFVVHEWHGDHLKRWKLNAGEGPPEPLEDLATPDNVIYREPEFRVRAAMLDHGTPVMAYSWEPFGKLNVRKNAVEALNTLPGPWLHDLKMAVLRDRPDELISPGNGHSYRAEDLAARLLIQTPGEPVVYATDFADTPENIRRMTDLARGAHTLFCESSFMLKDAAQARRTGHLTTEATARIANAAGVRQLVAFHFSHRYARRRDQVYSELGRFTDRLLVPERETEPSGSRPTRSVQ, encoded by the coding sequence ATGCCCCGAAACCACGATGGAACTGGCGCGTTTGAAGTGAGTGTGGAACTCGGCGCGCTTACCAGTATTGCCCACGATCCCCAGGTGGCGGTTAGGGTCGGTCCCGCGGTGGCCGCCCTGGTCAATGGCGTAGGCGGTGACCCACTTCTACAGCTTCGCTTGCTCCATCAGTGCCGCAGCCTTCTGTTCGATATCGGGGATAGTGGGCGCATGGCGCTGCGCTCCGCCCACCAGGTCAGCGATGTTTTTATCAGTCACGGTCATGCCGACCACATCGGTGGTTTTATGTGGTTCATGCGCAGCCGCATCGGCTATTTCCCGCCCTGTCGCCTGTTCGGTCCGCCGGGGCTGCTCGGTCACATTACCGGGATGCTACAGGGCGTTCTCTGGGACCGGGTAGAAGACCGCGGCCCGAAGTTTGTGGTTCACGAATGGCACGGTGACCATCTGAAGCGCTGGAAGCTGAATGCCGGCGAAGGCCCGCCGGAACCGCTGGAGGATCTGGCTACACCGGACAACGTGATCTACCGTGAGCCGGAATTCCGGGTCCGGGCTGCCATGCTGGATCACGGTACGCCGGTGATGGCCTATTCCTGGGAGCCTTTTGGCAAACTCAATGTCCGGAAGAACGCCGTGGAAGCCCTCAACACCCTGCCGGGACCCTGGCTGCACGATCTCAAGATGGCCGTTTTGCGCGATCGCCCGGATGAATTGATTTCACCGGGCAATGGGCACAGCTACCGGGCCGAGGATCTGGCGGCCAGGCTTCTGATTCAGACACCGGGTGAGCCGGTGGTGTACGCCACCGACTTCGCCGACACTCCGGAAAATATCCGGCGGATGACCGACCTGGCCCGCGGTGCCCATACGCTGTTCTGTGAGTCGTCGTTCATGCTGAAGGATGCTGCCCAGGCCAGACGCACCGGGCATCTGACCACGGAAGCCACGGCCCGCATCGCCAATGCCGCAGGCGTCCGGCAGCTGGTCGCCTTTCATTTCTCACACCGTTACGCCCGCAGGCGCGATCAGGTGTACTCGGAGCTTGGCCGGTTCACTGACCGCTTGCTGGTTCCGGAGCGAGAAACCGAGCCATCTGGCTCCCGACCGACTCGATCGGTTCAGTGA
- a CDS encoding DUF2059 domain-containing protein, translating to MKLGTLVKPLLVASLLVAGSASAAPSAQQVLAASPVDDIVAQYPAMMSQGIRDGLKRGGQMPPMVAETVGHVVSSSFRAADIEQQIVKDLEAGLTDKQLEAVRDWYETPVARKISAAEIAASDPATWKNIQAQAPALNQKYQGTDRARMFDRFDRASRATESAVDTSIAVQLGLATAMAAFSSDSMQYDQLKQRIESQRSTIRGVVGQQVYDSYLYTYEKIGTQEMGLYLDFLESGPGAAFSRVVTDSIQQAITEPIESVGSQMARFLAPEPASGQ from the coding sequence ATGAAGCTTGGCACCCTAGTTAAACCTCTTTTAGTTGCCAGCCTGCTCGTCGCTGGCTCTGCATCCGCTGCACCCAGTGCCCAGCAGGTCCTGGCGGCATCACCGGTTGATGACATTGTCGCCCAGTACCCGGCCATGATGAGCCAGGGCATCCGGGATGGCCTCAAGCGCGGTGGTCAGATGCCGCCAATGGTCGCAGAGACCGTCGGACATGTCGTGAGCAGCAGCTTTCGCGCGGCGGATATCGAACAGCAGATCGTGAAGGATCTGGAAGCTGGCCTTACCGACAAGCAACTGGAGGCGGTCCGGGACTGGTATGAGACGCCGGTGGCCCGGAAGATTTCGGCGGCCGAAATTGCCGCCTCGGACCCGGCGACCTGGAAGAACATTCAGGCCCAGGCGCCCGCGCTGAACCAGAAATACCAGGGTACTGACCGGGCCCGGATGTTTGACCGTTTTGACCGGGCGTCCCGCGCCACCGAAAGTGCCGTGGATACCTCTATCGCGGTTCAACTGGGTCTGGCAACAGCCATGGCGGCCTTCAGCAGCGATTCGATGCAGTATGATCAGCTGAAACAGCGGATCGAGAGCCAGCGCAGTACCATTCGGGGCGTGGTGGGCCAGCAGGTCTACGACAGCTATCTGTATACCTACGAAAAGATCGGCACCCAGGAAATGGGGTTGTACCTGGATTTTCTCGAGAGCGGCCCGGGCGCAGCTTTCTCCAGGGTGGTGACTGACAGCATCCAACAGGCTATCACTGAACCGATCGAGTCGGTCGGGAGCCAGATGGCTCGGTTTCTCGCTCCGGAACCAGCAAGCGGTCAGTGA
- a CDS encoding Xaa-Pro peptidase family protein — protein MDFNAYQKALSLQSRGSECPFPPEEYDQRLSRVRNRMEADDIDALLLTDCSDIFYLTGYSTFEVSVHVALVVTASSLLLQVPSIEMGPAMVTTRVREVSGYRWEGIGEVLGPLIDALNDSADTVGIDAWHGSLRQGVLEGLKARLPGVRFVDAGGLVKKVRLVKSEAEIGFLRRSAGITAEGLRAAVAAVHPGMTDNDVAAVGARALLEAGSEFMSMQPIVTAGVRSSVIHANHKRCRIEPGEPVFLEFGSAWHRYTAPMMQTVVAGSPSVDMRRVFDGCRRIVDALLAAVRPGVTFDSAAQAAEKALAPLAGMVFFSGVFGYTVGAQFPPSWVEGSGFIARGGNTEFRPGMVFHLPICLRVPGQWGIGCSETILVTDQGAEPITANPWSLNPV, from the coding sequence ATGGATTTCAATGCCTATCAGAAAGCGTTGTCGCTTCAATCGCGAGGCTCCGAGTGTCCGTTCCCACCCGAGGAATACGACCAGAGACTGTCTCGCGTCCGCAATCGGATGGAAGCCGATGACATAGACGCGCTGCTCTTGACCGACTGCTCCGATATTTTTTACCTGACCGGCTACAGCACCTTCGAGGTGTCGGTGCATGTTGCCCTGGTGGTCACCGCCTCGTCCCTGCTGCTTCAGGTGCCGTCCATCGAGATGGGGCCTGCGATGGTGACAACCCGTGTCCGGGAGGTATCCGGGTATCGCTGGGAAGGAATCGGTGAGGTTCTGGGCCCGTTGATTGATGCCTTGAATGACTCGGCCGATACGGTCGGGATTGACGCCTGGCACGGTTCCCTCCGCCAGGGGGTGCTCGAAGGCCTGAAAGCCCGGTTGCCCGGTGTTCGCTTCGTCGACGCCGGCGGACTGGTCAAGAAAGTGCGACTTGTTAAGTCCGAGGCGGAGATCGGTTTCCTGCGCCGCAGTGCGGGGATTACGGCGGAGGGGCTGAGAGCGGCCGTGGCTGCGGTACACCCGGGGATGACCGACAATGACGTTGCCGCCGTTGGCGCCAGGGCGCTGTTAGAGGCGGGCAGTGAGTTCATGAGCATGCAGCCTATCGTTACCGCCGGGGTACGCAGCAGCGTGATTCATGCCAACCACAAGCGTTGCCGTATAGAACCGGGTGAACCGGTCTTCCTGGAGTTTGGCTCCGCCTGGCATCGCTATACCGCGCCGATGATGCAGACCGTGGTGGCGGGCAGCCCTTCGGTCGACATGCGGCGGGTGTTCGACGGTTGCCGTCGCATTGTGGATGCACTTTTGGCTGCGGTGAGACCCGGCGTTACCTTTGATTCGGCAGCCCAGGCGGCGGAGAAGGCGCTGGCACCACTGGCGGGGATGGTGTTCTTTTCGGGCGTATTCGGGTACACCGTTGGCGCCCAGTTCCCACCATCCTGGGTGGAGGGTTCCGGTTTCATTGCCCGGGGCGGGAATACCGAGTTCAGGCCGGGCATGGTATTCCATCTGCCGATTTGCCTGCGTGTGCCGGGGCAGTGGGGGATTGGCTGCAGTGAGACGATTCTGGTGACCGATCAGGGCGCGGAGCCTATCACCGCCAATCCCTGGTCCCTCAATCCAGTCTGA